The following coding sequences lie in one Seriola aureovittata isolate HTS-2021-v1 ecotype China chromosome 5, ASM2101889v1, whole genome shotgun sequence genomic window:
- the LOC130170002 gene encoding C2 calcium-dependent domain-containing protein 4C — MWVLGKIRESVESIPLELSRYMGKSEEDVFLSCKTSFSHNLPNNILTPDKIPDFCLPPRLCKRSPLQETETTLSYLHSQNQIPKSNTSSNTTHVKMKDVKTKGGDASVAWKATKKPFPFSAEGYGLAGIYESPNTRRKESLFHSKCPVYIFDRSTPTAPPRRAKETNLPKKTLSGFFPLFSCKTLSETGSKESETPSSSDSSPLNSPYSGKSSLYIPSGSARLKGATSCPSLIDSREVRGRLKRGDLSLTTSPSSPPSLEVNSLTLAPPVLFPLDVLQCQERLQREHVLPLLGHGKVRLSAERTTFSTNTFSSLSTVRVRVVSVEGLRDDRRTPNCAVNLCLTPGKLQQQESATIRNCRSPVFNEDFFFTELSRVDLLDLQLRLKVVDKPAAGTLRRGTVIGVITKPLSQLLPLNKWVED; from the coding sequence ATGTGGGTCCTTGGGAAGATCAGGGAGAGCGTCGAGAGCATTCCTCTAGAGCTGAGTCGTTATATGGGAAAGAGTGAGGAGGACGTCTTTCTCTCATGTAAGACCAGCTTCTCTCACAATCTGCCCAACAACATCCTCACCCCAGACAAGATCCCAGACTTCTGCCTCCCTCCACGGCTCTGCAAGAGAAGCCCTCTGCAGGAAACGGAGACAACGCTGTCTTACCTGCACAGTCAGAACCAGATACCCAAGAGCAACACTTCTTCAAACACTACACATGTAAAGATGAAAGATGTGAAGACTAAGGGTGGTGATGCATCAGTGGCTTGGAAAGCTACAAAGAAACCTTTTCCATTCTCTGCAGAGGGGTATGGGCTGGCTGGGATATATGAGAGCCCCAACACTCGAAGGAAAGAGTCTTTGTTTCACTCAAAGTGTCCAGTTTACATATTTGACAGAAGCACTCCTACTGCACCACCCAGGCGGGCGAAGGAGACAAACCTGCCCAAGAAAACTTTATCTGggtttttccctctgttttcatgCAAGACCCTGTCAGAGACAGGAAGCAAAGAAAGTGAAACGCCTTCTTCCAGTGACTCATCCCCCCTTAATTCTCCTTATAGTGGTAAATCCTCCCTCTACATCCCATCAGGCAGTGCTCGTCTCAAAGGAGCGACATCCTGTCCTTCGTTAATTGACAGCAGGGAGGTCAGAGGGAGGTTGAAGAGGGGGGATTTAAGTTTAACAACCTCTCCCAGTAGCCCTCCAAGCTTAGAGGTAAACTCACTCACCCTAGCCCCACCTGTCCTCTTCCCACTGGATGTTCTGCAGTGTCAGGAGAGACTTCAGCGTGAGCATGTCCTCCCTTTGCTGGGCCATGGTAAAGTGCGCCTCTCTGCCGAGCGCACCACATTCTCCACCAACACGTTCTCATCCCTTTCCACAGTCAGAGTTCGTGTGGTGTCTGTGGAAGGCCTGCGGGATGACCGACGAACGCCGAACTGTGCAGTGAATCTCTGTCTGACACCAGGGAAGCTTCAGCAACAGGAGAGTGCCACAATCAGGAACTGCCGCAGCCCTGTGTTTAATGAAGATTTCTTCTTCACAGAGCTGAGTCGGGTGGATCTGCTGGACCTGCAGCTGAGGTTAAAAGTGGTGGATAAACCTGCAGCTGGAACACTGAGGAGGGGGACAGTGATTGGAGTGATCACCAAACCACTGTCTCAGTTACTCCCCCTTAATAAATGGGTAGAAGACTAA
- the foxb2 gene encoding forkhead box protein B2 yields MPRPGKNSYSDQKPPYSYISLTAMAIQNSAEKMLPLSDIYKFIMDRFPYYRENTQRWQNSLRHNLSFNDCFIKIPRRPDQPGKGSFWALHPDCGDMFENGSFLRRRKRFKVLRAEHMACKSSPMMHYFHHHHHHHPGSKLSTASSHHDHSAGPASTVGRLPHFQGYGGITCAQPGGFKHPFAIENIIGRDYKGVMASGLPLTSVMHHLGYPVPPQLSSVVNSMWPHVGMLSESMGGVPMPATSEYAPFSVSAKGLYHNANGQTMPAVPLPIKPTPSLGPVPGLTGLQSGPAQLCSPASVMEKSDLLEGKGNPLHPALLLS; encoded by the coding sequence ATGCCTCGTCCTGGGAAGAACTCTTACAGCGACCAGAAGCCCCCATACTCCTACATATCACTGACAGCGATGGCTATCCAGAACTCAGCTGAGAAGATGCTCCCTCTGAGTGACATTTATAAATTCATCATGGACCGATTTCCGTATTATCGAGAGAATACCCAGAGGTGGCAGAATTCCCTGCGACACAACCTGTCGTTCAACGACTGCTTCATCAAGATCCCTCGGCGGCCTGATCAGCCGGGGAAAGGCAGCTTCTGGGCTCTGCACCCGGACTGCGGAGACATGTTTGAGAATGGCAGCTTCCTGAGGAGACGGAAGCGCTTCAAGGTGCTGCGCGCTGAGCATATGGCCTGCAAGAGTTCCCCGATGATGCATTActttcaccatcatcaccaccaccacccgggCAGCAAGCTGAGCACAGCATCCAGCCACCACGACCACTCAGCCGGCCCGGCAAGCACCGTGGGTCGGCTGCCTCACTTTCAGGGTTACGGGGGCATTACTTGCGCACAGCCGGGCGGGTTTAAACACCCATTCGCCATCGAGAACATTATAGGACGGGACTACAAGGGTGTGATGGCCAGCGGGCTCCCCCTCACCTCTGTCATGCACCACCTGGGTTACCCAGTGCCCCCGCAGCTCAGCAGCGTGGTCAACTCCATGTGGCCGCACGTCGGGATGCTGTCAGAGTCCATGGGTGGCGTGCCCATGCCCGCGACATCCGAGTACGCGCCCTTCAGCGTGTCAGCAAAGGGCCTGTACCACAACGCCAATGGACAAACGATGCCCGCCGTTCCCCTGCCAATAAAACCCACCCCGTCTCTGGGTCCAGTGCCCGGCCTGACGGGGCTGCAGTCCGGCCCGGCACAGCTCTGCTCACCCGCCTCAGTAATGGAGAAGAGCGATCTGCTGGAGGGGAAAGGCAACCCTTTACACCCGGCCCTCCTGCTGTCCTAA